The following proteins are co-located in the Rippkaea orientalis PCC 8801 genome:
- a CDS encoding SDR family oxidoreductase has product MKLLIVGATGTLGRQIARHALDQGHEVRCLVRNSRKAAFLKEWGAELIVGDLCQAETLPPALEGTDAIIDAASARATDSIKQVDWEGKVNLIQAAQTAKINRYLFFSILNAEKHPDVPLMEIKRCTELFLAQSGLNYTIFRLCGFMQGLIGQYAVPILDNQAVWITGQSGPVAYMDTQDVAKFALRALEVAETQQKTLPLVGPTAWTAEGIIELCEKLSGKTAKIARVPLGLLRFMRGFTRFFQWTYNISDRLAFAEVLATGQPLDASMDEVYQILGLDLEQTTTLESYLQDYFSRILKKLKELDYEKNKAKKKKKTPFKSSV; this is encoded by the coding sequence ATGAAATTATTAATCGTTGGTGCAACAGGCACTTTAGGGCGACAAATAGCTCGTCACGCCCTGGATCAAGGACATGAAGTACGCTGTTTAGTCAGAAATTCCAGAAAAGCAGCTTTTTTAAAAGAATGGGGTGCAGAATTAATTGTCGGTGATCTCTGCCAAGCAGAAACCCTACCACCCGCCTTAGAAGGAACAGACGCTATCATTGACGCAGCATCAGCTAGAGCAACTGATTCCATCAAGCAGGTAGATTGGGAAGGGAAAGTGAACTTAATTCAAGCTGCTCAAACTGCCAAAATTAACCGTTATCTTTTCTTTTCCATTCTTAACGCCGAAAAACACCCCGACGTTCCCTTAATGGAAATTAAACGGTGTACAGAGCTTTTTCTAGCTCAATCTGGACTGAATTATACCATTTTCCGTCTCTGTGGCTTTATGCAGGGGCTAATTGGGCAATATGCTGTCCCTATCTTAGATAATCAAGCCGTTTGGATCACTGGACAGAGTGGTCCAGTTGCCTATATGGACACCCAAGATGTCGCTAAATTCGCGCTTCGTGCTTTAGAAGTCGCCGAAACTCAACAAAAAACCCTTCCTCTAGTTGGACCAACAGCCTGGACAGCCGAAGGGATTATCGAATTGTGCGAAAAATTGTCCGGAAAAACCGCGAAAATTGCCAGAGTTCCCCTCGGACTGCTGCGTTTTATGAGAGGCTTTACCCGCTTCTTCCAATGGACTTATAATATTTCTGATCGCTTGGCTTTTGCTGAAGTCTTAGCCACTGGTCAGCCTCTAGATGCGTCGATGGACGAAGTTTACCAAATCCTTGGCCTTGATCTAGAGCAGACAACTACTTTAGAATCCTATCTACAAGACTATTTTAGTCGAATTCTTAAAAAGCTCAAAGAACTCGATTACGAAAAAAATAAAGCCAAGAAGAAAAAGAAGACCCCATTCAAATCTTCTGTGTAA
- a CDS encoding NAD(+) kinase produces MPKVGIIFNDLKPVACKVASELHDKLTSRGFQVILETGRGGLLGYSQPDKPVCHTLIEQLVPPQFDETMAFGIVLGGDGTVLSAFRQLAPCGIPLLTVNTGHMGFLTEVYLNQLNLALDAVLEDNYHVEERTMLSVQLFREDSLLWEALSLNEMVIHREPLTSMCHFEVKIGQHAPVDIAADGVIISTPTGSTAYSLSAGGPVVTPDVPVFQLAPICPHSLASRSLVFSDKEAVSVFPATPNRLILVVDGNGGCYVLPDDRIYVTKSRYVARFIRLESAEFFRILREKLGWGLPHIAKPTSVELP; encoded by the coding sequence GTGCCAAAAGTAGGCATCATTTTTAACGATCTCAAACCCGTCGCTTGTAAAGTGGCTTCCGAGTTGCATGACAAGCTGACTAGCCGTGGTTTTCAGGTGATCTTAGAAACTGGCCGAGGAGGACTCCTTGGCTACTCCCAACCTGACAAACCTGTGTGTCATACCCTGATTGAACAGCTTGTCCCCCCTCAGTTTGATGAAACGATGGCTTTTGGCATTGTTTTAGGAGGGGATGGAACCGTTTTATCTGCTTTTCGACAACTTGCTCCCTGTGGGATTCCCTTGCTTACAGTTAATACGGGTCACATGGGCTTCCTGACAGAAGTTTACCTCAATCAGTTAAATTTGGCTTTAGACGCGGTTCTCGAAGATAATTATCATGTTGAGGAACGCACCATGCTGTCGGTGCAATTATTCCGCGAGGATAGCTTATTGTGGGAAGCCCTTTCCCTCAATGAAATGGTTATCCATCGGGAACCCCTAACAAGTATGTGCCATTTTGAGGTCAAAATCGGCCAACACGCCCCTGTGGATATTGCGGCCGATGGGGTAATTATTTCTACGCCAACGGGGTCTACTGCCTATTCTTTGAGTGCCGGAGGCCCTGTGGTGACTCCTGACGTTCCGGTGTTCCAATTAGCCCCTATTTGCCCCCATTCCTTAGCCTCCCGTTCTTTGGTATTTTCGGATAAGGAAGCGGTGAGTGTTTTTCCGGCGACTCCTAATCGTTTAATTTTGGTGGTTGATGGCAATGGAGGGTGTTATGTGTTGCCAGATGATCGCATTTACGTCACAAAATCTCGTTATGTTGCCCGTTTTATTCGCTTAGAATCGGCTGAATTTTTCCGTATTCTACGAGAAAAATTAGGTTGGGGTCTACCTCATATTGCTAAGCCAACTTCGGTGGAACTTCCCTAG
- the bioF gene encoding 8-amino-7-oxononanoate synthase: MSYQWLEKALKTIHQANWYRSVTAITSLPGSTIEIDGNTFINFASNDYLGLAGDPRLIKAAVEATQQFGTGSTGSRLLSGHRELHQELETAIASLKQTEEALVFSSGYLANLGTITAIVGTRDLILGDQYNHSSLKNGSKLSSATVLEYDHCNSEDLQEKLQQHRHQYRRCLIITDSIFSMDGNACPLQKLLSLAADFDCMLLVDEAHATGVIGETGAGLVEHFGCSNQPLIMTGTLSKALGSLGGYVAGSRMLIDFLRNRAPTWIYTTGLSPADTSAALEAIKIMQNEPQRRKKLWDNVNYLKEKLCDFNLFTSDSPILCLGIETVEKALTLASQLKEKGIFVPAIRPPTVPTSRLRFSVMATHEETQLQQLVTTLNQLI, translated from the coding sequence ATGAGTTATCAATGGTTAGAAAAAGCCCTAAAAACGATCCACCAAGCGAATTGGTATCGTTCCGTTACAGCCATTACCAGTCTTCCTGGTTCAACGATTGAAATAGACGGAAATACCTTCATTAATTTTGCTAGTAATGATTATTTAGGACTAGCAGGAGATCCCAGACTAATTAAGGCTGCAGTTGAAGCAACTCAACAATTTGGAACAGGAAGTACGGGTTCTCGTCTATTAAGTGGACATCGAGAATTGCATCAAGAATTAGAAACTGCGATCGCTTCCCTAAAACAAACAGAAGAGGCCTTAGTTTTCAGTTCAGGCTATTTAGCCAATTTAGGAACTATTACGGCTATTGTAGGAACTAGAGACTTAATTTTAGGCGATCAATATAATCATTCTAGTCTCAAGAATGGCTCTAAATTGAGTAGCGCAACCGTCTTAGAATACGACCATTGTAATAGCGAAGATTTGCAAGAAAAACTACAGCAACATCGCCATCAATACCGTCGTTGTTTGATTATAACTGATAGTATTTTTAGTATGGATGGTAATGCTTGTCCCTTGCAAAAATTATTATCATTAGCAGCAGATTTTGATTGTATGTTATTAGTTGATGAAGCCCATGCAACAGGAGTAATAGGTGAAACAGGAGCCGGATTAGTTGAACATTTTGGCTGTAGTAATCAGCCATTAATTATGACAGGAACTCTCAGTAAAGCATTGGGTAGTTTAGGCGGTTATGTGGCGGGTTCAAGGATGTTAATTGACTTTTTACGCAACCGTGCTCCTACTTGGATTTATACCACAGGACTTTCTCCCGCCGATACCTCCGCCGCCTTAGAAGCCATTAAAATTATGCAAAATGAACCCCAACGCCGCAAAAAATTATGGGATAATGTTAACTATCTCAAAGAAAAATTGTGTGATTTTAACTTATTTACCTCAGACTCTCCGATTCTTTGTTTAGGTATAGAAACGGTTGAAAAAGCTTTAACTTTAGCGAGTCAATTGAAAGAAAAGGGAATTTTTGTTCCGGCGATTCGTCCCCCCACTGTTCCCACCAGTCGCCTTCGATTTTCAGTGATGGCAACCCATGAAGAAACCCAGCTTCAACAGTTAGTAACGACTTTAAATCAGTTAATATAA
- a CDS encoding aminopeptidase P family protein, giving the protein MIDILQQRRQKLTELINTPIILWSGKAISRNFKANLYPFRASSHFLYFTGLALENAAILLENGTLTLFIDDPSPDDTLWHGETPTRESIAKQIGADYAYPLAELTNYTAHAATIAVQDPTTYQQQLNRLNRPLYPNNTPETIDLQLINAIITLRLTHDELALTEIRKAIKVAIEAHKMGMRATKTAQTEAEIRGAMEGVIIAQNMTCAYNSIVTVHGEILHNQDYTHNLNPGDLLLADVGAETPLGWASDITRTWPITGQFSPTQRDIYDIVLSAHDRCIEAMKPGVEYRDIHLLACLTIAEGLVNLGILQGNPLDLVEKDAHALFFPHGIGHLLGLDVHDMEDLGDLAGYEAGRTRSDRFGLGYLRLDRPLKSGMIVTIEPGFYQVPAILNNPDFCHKYQGIINWDKLAQFSDVRGIRIEDDVLVTDTGIEVLTADLPTSPDAIETLCQS; this is encoded by the coding sequence TTGATTGATATTCTTCAACAAAGACGGCAAAAATTAACAGAATTAATCAATACTCCCATAATTTTATGGTCGGGAAAAGCGATCTCACGGAATTTCAAAGCGAATCTTTATCCTTTTCGTGCGAGTAGTCATTTTCTTTATTTTACTGGATTAGCTTTAGAAAATGCAGCGATTTTACTAGAAAACGGCACATTAACCCTATTTATCGATGATCCTTCCCCAGATGATACCCTATGGCACGGAGAAACCCCAACACGGGAGAGCATCGCTAAGCAAATTGGGGCAGATTATGCCTATCCTTTAGCAGAATTAACTAATTATACCGCCCATGCTGCTACGATTGCAGTCCAAGACCCAACTACCTATCAACAGCAGCTTAATCGATTAAATCGCCCTCTTTACCCTAATAATACCCCAGAAACAATTGATTTACAGTTAATTAATGCCATTATTACCCTCCGTTTAACCCACGATGAATTAGCCTTAACAGAAATCAGAAAAGCGATTAAGGTTGCCATAGAAGCGCATAAAATGGGCATGAGAGCCACAAAAACAGCCCAAACAGAGGCAGAAATCAGGGGAGCAATGGAGGGGGTTATTATCGCCCAGAACATGACCTGCGCCTACAATAGCATCGTCACGGTACATGGCGAAATCCTGCACAATCAAGACTATACCCACAATCTTAACCCTGGAGACTTATTATTAGCCGATGTTGGGGCAGAAACACCCCTCGGGTGGGCTTCGGATATTACCCGAACTTGGCCGATAACTGGTCAATTTTCGCCAACTCAACGGGATATTTACGATATTGTGCTCTCTGCTCATGATCGCTGTATTGAAGCGATGAAACCAGGGGTAGAATATCGGGATATCCATCTGTTAGCTTGCTTAACGATAGCTGAAGGATTGGTCAATTTAGGTATTTTACAGGGAAATCCACTCGATTTAGTGGAAAAAGATGCCCACGCTCTCTTTTTTCCCCATGGGATCGGGCATTTATTGGGGTTAGATGTCCATGATATGGAAGATTTGGGCGACTTAGCGGGGTATGAAGCGGGGAGAACAAGAAGCGATCGCTTTGGGTTAGGCTATTTAAGATTAGATCGTCCTTTAAAATCAGGCATGATAGTAACAATTGAACCGGGATTTTATCAAGTACCAGCTATCTTAAATAATCCCGACTTTTGTCATAAATATCAAGGGATAATCAACTGGGATAAATTGGCTCAATTTTCTGATGTAAGAGGCATTCGTATCGAGGATGATGTATTAGTTACAGATACTGGAATAGAGGTCTTAACGGCTGATTTACCCACCTCTCCAGACGCAATTGAAACCCTCTGTCAATCCTAG
- a CDS encoding TIGR00266 family protein — protein MKYEIRYKPAFAAVFLTLEPGETMIAEAGAMASMDGALSMKTEFSGGLIPALLKKFFGGESLFVNVFKNTTGEPLTVVLTQSVIGDIDRLELNGNEMYLQPGAYIASTSKVKLGVGWAGFASWFAGEGLFKLKVSGTGRVLFGAYGGIIKHRISGEFIVDNSHLVAYSPKIKMSIGLSGNFISSITSGEGFINRLKGDGVIYLQSRSISGLVRFLRPKVR, from the coding sequence GTGAAATATGAAATTCGTTACAAGCCAGCCTTTGCTGCGGTTTTCCTTACATTAGAACCAGGGGAAACTATGATCGCTGAAGCGGGAGCAATGGCTAGTATGGATGGTGCTTTATCCATGAAAACTGAATTTTCTGGAGGGTTAATTCCAGCTTTATTAAAAAAGTTTTTTGGGGGTGAATCTCTCTTTGTTAATGTGTTTAAAAATACGACGGGTGAACCCCTCACAGTTGTATTAACTCAGTCAGTTATTGGAGATATTGACAGACTAGAATTAAATGGAAATGAGATGTATCTTCAACCTGGAGCTTATATTGCCAGCACCTCTAAAGTTAAATTAGGAGTAGGTTGGGCCGGGTTTGCTAGTTGGTTTGCTGGGGAAGGTTTATTTAAGCTAAAAGTTAGTGGGACAGGACGAGTTTTATTTGGAGCTTATGGGGGAATAATAAAACACCGTATCTCCGGAGAATTTATCGTTGATAATAGCCATTTAGTTGCCTATAGTCCCAAGATTAAAATGTCCATTGGTCTATCGGGTAATTTCATTAGTTCAATCACTTCTGGAGAGGGATTTATTAACCGATTAAAAGGGGATGGTGTGATTTATTTACAATCCCGTAGTATTAGTGGTTTAGTTCGATTTTTGCGTCCTAAAGTTCGTTAA
- a CDS encoding TIGR00266 family protein: MKIEPIHQPDSAIARVTLNAGEELVAQAGSMVAMSGFINASTTLRQGKGGGIMGGFKRMLGGESLFLSVFRSPIPNGQVFLAPKLMGDILVYEMEGKELIVQSGSYLASASNVDIDLGFQGFKSVFSGEAIFWLSITGYGSVILTSFGGIYEVEVNGDYIVDTGHIVAFERSLDFSITKVNSSWWGAFFGGEGLVCHFHGYGKVYCQTHNSGSFGYLVGSQLPPR; encoded by the coding sequence ATGAAAATTGAACCAATTCATCAACCCGATAGTGCGATCGCCCGTGTTACCCTGAATGCTGGAGAAGAATTAGTTGCCCAAGCTGGATCAATGGTTGCCATGAGCGGTTTTATTAATGCCAGTACCACCTTAAGGCAAGGAAAAGGTGGGGGAATTATGGGAGGGTTCAAACGAATGCTAGGAGGTGAGTCCCTTTTTTTAAGTGTGTTTCGCTCTCCAATTCCTAATGGTCAAGTTTTTCTAGCACCTAAATTAATGGGTGATATTTTGGTGTATGAAATGGAGGGCAAAGAGTTAATTGTTCAATCAGGTTCTTATTTAGCTTCTGCTAGTAATGTAGACATTGATTTAGGGTTTCAAGGGTTTAAATCTGTGTTTTCAGGAGAAGCCATTTTTTGGTTAAGTATTACAGGATATGGCTCTGTTATTTTAACCTCGTTTGGCGGCATTTATGAAGTTGAAGTTAACGGAGATTATATTGTAGATACCGGTCATATTGTAGCTTTTGAGCGAAGTTTAGATTTTTCCATCACGAAAGTTAATTCCAGTTGGTGGGGAGCATTTTTCGGGGGAGAAGGCCTTGTTTGTCACTTTCATGGATATGGAAAAGTTTATTGTCAAACCCATAATTCAGGGAGTTTTGGCTATCTCGTTGGTTCTCAATTACCTCCTCGTTGA
- a CDS encoding TIGR00266 family protein gives MPDFTYEIKHSPVYASLIIDLRSQQKVLVEASAMAAMDTTLKMESKMRGGFMKGVGRMFAGESLFINTFTAEKGRGKLYISPGVPGDIQHYYLNNTCGLMVQSSGFIACSDTVNIDTKFQGVKGFFSGESLFLLKATGKGDFWFSSYGAIIEIPVAEDFVVDTGYIVAFEDTLTYTVEMLGGLSFRGLKTGILGGDGLVCRFRGQGKLWIQSRGIYPLLNFLYPFRPTQSSD, from the coding sequence ATGCCAGATTTTACTTATGAAATTAAACATTCTCCGGTTTATGCTTCGTTAATTATTGACTTGCGATCGCAGCAAAAAGTCCTAGTAGAAGCTTCCGCAATGGCTGCCATGGATACTACGCTAAAAATGGAATCTAAGATGCGCGGTGGGTTCATGAAAGGCGTGGGAAGAATGTTCGCCGGTGAATCTCTGTTTATTAATACCTTTACAGCAGAAAAAGGGCGAGGAAAGCTCTATATTTCTCCGGGGGTTCCGGGAGATATTCAACACTATTATTTAAACAATACTTGTGGTTTAATGGTTCAATCATCAGGATTTATTGCCTGTAGCGATACAGTCAATATAGATACTAAATTTCAAGGCGTTAAAGGCTTTTTTAGTGGTGAATCTTTGTTTTTATTAAAAGCTACAGGAAAAGGAGATTTTTGGTTTAGTTCCTATGGTGCTATTATTGAAATTCCTGTGGCAGAAGATTTTGTCGTTGATACTGGGTATATTGTGGCATTTGAAGACACCTTAACTTACACTGTAGAGATGCTCGGAGGATTATCTTTTAGAGGTTTAAAGACAGGTATTTTAGGGGGTGATGGCTTGGTTTGTCGCTTTCGGGGACAAGGAAAATTATGGATTCAAAGTCGAGGAATTTATCCATTATTAAACTTTTTATATCCTTTCCGTCCTACTCAAAGTAGTGATTAG
- a CDS encoding M48 family metallopeptidase, protein MSDRNPPPSNRQLLILLAIVLGFIALLFFSLSSLLDWAISQIPISLEQKLGELIVPLYQEQAKNSPEQDSLNRLLDSLEYHLDNQSGQKRDYKILYITQSTVNAYAVPGDTIILFEGLIKAVQSENELMMILGHELGHFHHRDHLRSLGKSLVIKIVIASIFGDTGTLASSAGIAIETISNSRYSQSQEYQADQFGLMLLNKTYGHVAGATDFFNRLSQKETVNWDFLATHPASQRRVKKLKKIINQNQYKLGQKSPLKL, encoded by the coding sequence ATGAGCGATCGCAATCCCCCGCCAAGTAACCGTCAATTGTTGATCCTTTTAGCGATAGTTTTAGGATTTATTGCTTTACTTTTTTTCTCTTTATCGAGTCTTTTAGACTGGGCAATTAGTCAAATTCCTATTAGTCTAGAACAGAAGTTAGGAGAGTTAATTGTCCCGCTTTATCAAGAACAAGCAAAAAATTCTCCTGAACAAGATAGTTTAAACCGTCTTTTAGACAGTTTAGAATATCATTTAGATAATCAATCAGGACAAAAAAGGGACTATAAAATCTTATATATTACGCAATCAACGGTCAATGCTTATGCTGTTCCAGGGGATACCATTATTCTCTTTGAAGGGTTAATTAAAGCTGTTCAATCAGAAAATGAATTAATGATGATTTTAGGTCACGAATTAGGTCATTTTCACCACCGAGATCATCTAAGAAGTTTAGGGAAAAGTTTAGTCATTAAAATAGTGATTGCTTCAATTTTTGGTGACACAGGAACCCTTGCCAGTAGTGCAGGAATAGCCATAGAAACCATTAGTAATAGTCGCTATTCCCAATCTCAAGAATACCAAGCTGATCAATTTGGATTAATGTTGCTCAATAAAACCTATGGTCATGTTGCAGGTGCAACGGATTTTTTTAACCGTCTTAGTCAAAAAGAAACCGTTAATTGGGATTTTCTTGCTACTCATCCCGCATCCCAAAGACGGGTTAAAAAATTAAAAAAAATTATTAATCAAAATCAATATAAATTGGGTCAAAAATCACCTTTAAAATTATAA
- a CDS encoding HD family phosphohydrolase: protein MNTLQFLTEQLEKLRRSGENTRLSPLRNVDTSAKSSSATTNTSPNILQKLHCSSSLRKIHPPLMWSLAVVSLTSVIGYRFYHQPKLAVGTVSPVTIIAPRDGIFEDIKTTEEKRKEVRTGIIPVLQRDLELTSQLRLTLTETLAEIEGLRRMAGYFPIIAVQKIPSRTQQYLRVASEKEWQVFRQYQGKVSSNIPNLNPNLNKAWADFQRYEQTVTKTEVNGLLAKFSESRQRYNQAKTKIANIRSPYLTPNVMTAFLDLNQSSWEMTYKAIQNTANKILMQGLPVGMPDNLLEEIIQLHLHSSLPASNEVIATKLLLSVLQGQHNLSIDKEETKQRAEQAAQAVEPVIVEIKRHDVIVKAGQVITQKEFVLLDSFGLSRREINWLGLGVTVILVGGGVSIFCLINRRIHRPMRRRDHLLLCLLSLSTPILAIFNLGYTNLPAIGLLTSSFYGPTLAVTQVLLLSGLSTFTSGTVNWSYILAGTAGGLLSACLAGKLRSRDELARLGGGVGIIQGAFYFAVYLSLTPVAGTIWSAVLPGAIVYGLSGFLWSVMALGISPYLERLFDLVTPIRLVELANPNCPLLKRLSTETPGTFQHTLFVACLAEAAARELHCNVELIRAGTLYHDIGKMHDPLGFIENQMGAPNKHDQINDPWKSVEIIKKHVTEGLVMARKYGLPRVIRDFIPEHQGTLLISYFYYQAKQQAEKEGTAPISEEDFRYAGPIPQSRETGIVMLADGCEAALRSLKEATPEAALGMINKIFKARWRDNQLTDCGIKYEELPIIADVFVKVWQQFHHQRIVYPKAALDTQATTK from the coding sequence ATGAACACGCTTCAATTTTTGACAGAACAGCTAGAAAAATTACGAAGAAGCGGCGAAAACACTAGGTTATCGCCCTTAAGGAACGTTGACACCTCGGCTAAGTCTTCTAGTGCCACAACGAATACCTCTCCCAATATTCTGCAAAAACTCCACTGTTCAAGTTCCCTCAGAAAAATACACCCTCCCTTAATGTGGAGTTTAGCGGTTGTTTCCCTAACCAGTGTCATTGGCTATCGGTTTTATCACCAACCTAAATTAGCAGTCGGGACGGTTTCCCCCGTTACCATTATCGCCCCTAGGGATGGCATTTTTGAAGATATCAAAACCACTGAAGAAAAACGCAAAGAAGTCCGTACAGGGATCATTCCGGTTTTACAGCGAGATTTAGAACTAACTAGCCAGCTACGATTAACCCTAACCGAAACTTTAGCTGAAATTGAAGGTTTACGGCGAATGGCTGGTTATTTTCCTATTATTGCTGTTCAAAAAATTCCTTCCCGAACTCAGCAGTATCTACGGGTTGCTTCTGAGAAAGAGTGGCAAGTTTTTCGACAATATCAAGGCAAAGTTTCCAGTAATATCCCTAACTTAAACCCCAATCTCAACAAAGCTTGGGCTGATTTCCAACGTTATGAGCAAACGGTAACAAAAACGGAAGTAAACGGACTTTTAGCCAAGTTTAGCGAGTCTCGCCAACGCTACAATCAAGCTAAGACTAAAATTGCTAATATTAGAAGTCCCTATCTCACCCCGAACGTAATGACGGCTTTTCTGGACTTAAACCAGTCTAGCTGGGAAATGACTTACAAAGCCATTCAAAACACCGCAAATAAAATCCTCATGCAAGGACTCCCGGTGGGAATGCCTGACAATTTACTCGAAGAAATTATTCAGTTACATTTGCACTCATCCTTACCCGCTTCAAATGAGGTAATAGCGACTAAACTGCTCCTAAGTGTCTTACAAGGTCAACACAATTTAAGCATAGACAAAGAAGAAACCAAACAACGAGCCGAACAAGCTGCCCAAGCGGTTGAACCCGTTATTGTAGAAATTAAACGCCATGACGTGATAGTTAAAGCAGGACAGGTCATTACCCAAAAAGAATTTGTTCTCCTCGATAGTTTTGGGTTAAGTCGTCGGGAAATCAACTGGTTAGGGTTAGGAGTCACGGTAATTTTGGTCGGGGGAGGCGTTAGCATTTTCTGTCTGATTAATCGACGCATTCATCGTCCGATGCGTCGCCGAGATCATTTACTGCTGTGTCTTTTAAGCTTAAGTACCCCAATTTTAGCGATTTTCAACCTTGGTTATACGAATTTACCCGCCATTGGTCTGTTAACCAGTAGTTTCTATGGACCAACCTTAGCAGTGACTCAAGTATTACTTTTGAGTGGTTTATCCACTTTTACGTCAGGAACCGTCAATTGGAGCTATATTTTAGCCGGAACCGCCGGGGGATTATTATCCGCTTGTCTGGCGGGAAAATTGCGCTCACGGGATGAATTGGCTCGTCTGGGGGGAGGAGTTGGTATTATTCAAGGAGCCTTCTATTTTGCCGTTTATTTAAGTCTGACCCCGGTTGCTGGAACCATCTGGTCCGCAGTATTACCTGGAGCAATTGTCTATGGGTTGTCGGGGTTTCTCTGGAGTGTGATGGCTTTGGGGATATCTCCTTATTTGGAGAGGCTTTTTGATTTAGTGACCCCCATTCGCTTAGTGGAATTGGCTAACCCTAATTGTCCCTTACTCAAACGACTGTCTACGGAAACCCCAGGAACCTTTCAACATACCCTATTTGTCGCCTGTTTAGCTGAAGCTGCTGCGCGAGAACTCCATTGTAATGTTGAATTGATCAGAGCCGGAACTTTGTATCATGATATTGGAAAAATGCACGATCCCCTAGGGTTTATTGAAAACCAGATGGGGGCTCCGAATAAACACGATCAAATTAATGATCCTTGGAAAAGTGTAGAGATTATTAAAAAGCACGTCACTGAAGGGTTAGTGATGGCACGCAAATATGGCTTACCAAGGGTGATTCGAGATTTTATTCCTGAACATCAAGGGACTTTACTGATTTCCTATTTTTATTATCAAGCAAAACAACAAGCAGAAAAAGAGGGAACTGCCCCGATTTCTGAGGAAGATTTTCGTTATGCTGGACCAATTCCTCAGTCGAGAGAGACGGGTATTGTGATGTTGGCTGATGGTTGTGAAGCCGCTTTAAGGTCTTTAAAAGAAGCCACTCCAGAGGCTGCTTTAGGGATGATTAATAAGATTTTTAAGGCGCGATGGCGAGATAATCAATTAACAGATTGTGGGATTAAGTATGAAGAATTACCGATTATTGCTGATGTGTTTGTGAAGGTTTGGCAGCAATTTCATCATCAACGAATTGTTTATCCTAAAGCAGCTTTAGACACTCAAGCAACTACTAAGTAG